A genome region from Aestuariivirga litoralis includes the following:
- a CDS encoding DUF2793 domain-containing protein — protein sequence MAFTDYVSALLTPASRSIAALITALEKRGIYVVADGENPTGLTPGNVLYLAFTGRIFRYDATDSLTAHDGTTCIVTADGKRFKADNYGGSQKRFWNTKSKTLTAPPGSPALGDHYVVATGGTGAWAGKDKYVAVYTARGWVFLAPNPYDIIVNDADSTTYYYTTGGAWSSGFPFTTVADNSVSPIKLKYLRFGLKIINQTTNATPGSPADGNAYVVGPTPTGAFGTIGARNIAIYEGSAWVGYAAYDGATVFDGNLGVQITYRSATSVWTSASSYSQLNIGSLTAADTTVTRSGLYTYSATTAPTSAASVAMTGASIAHAAKKASAKLEITVAMGDISRASTTALNYTLGLFVDGAASATDWVSLGNLPLANPGPGTLNQTFYVDAPADTASHTYSLRIAFDTAGAGSNTVTYGRVRMTVKELS from the coding sequence ATGGCCTTTACCGATTATGTTTCAGCGCTGCTCACCCCGGCGTCGCGCAGCATTGCAGCCCTCATCACTGCGCTGGAAAAGCGCGGCATCTATGTGGTGGCCGATGGCGAGAACCCGACGGGCCTGACGCCCGGCAATGTGCTCTATCTGGCCTTCACCGGCCGCATCTTCCGTTATGACGCCACCGACAGCCTGACTGCGCATGACGGCACCACCTGCATCGTCACGGCCGATGGCAAGCGCTTCAAGGCCGACAACTACGGCGGATCGCAGAAGCGGTTTTGGAACACCAAATCCAAGACGCTCACCGCCCCTCCCGGTTCGCCCGCTTTGGGTGATCATTATGTCGTGGCCACCGGCGGCACAGGAGCCTGGGCGGGCAAGGATAAATATGTGGCGGTTTATACCGCGCGCGGCTGGGTGTTCCTCGCTCCCAACCCCTATGACATCATCGTCAATGATGCCGACAGCACGACCTATTATTACACCACGGGCGGGGCATGGTCTTCGGGCTTCCCCTTCACCACGGTGGCCGACAATTCGGTCTCGCCCATCAAGCTGAAATATCTGCGCTTCGGCCTCAAGATCATCAACCAGACCACCAATGCCACGCCGGGTTCACCCGCCGATGGCAATGCCTATGTGGTGGGGCCGACGCCCACCGGTGCATTCGGCACCATCGGCGCGCGCAACATCGCCATCTATGAGGGCAGCGCCTGGGTGGGTTATGCGGCCTATGACGGGGCAACCGTCTTTGATGGTAATCTGGGCGTGCAGATTACCTATCGTTCCGCCACCAGCGTGTGGACATCGGCCAGCAGTTATTCACAACTGAACATCGGATCATTGACCGCAGCGGATACAACCGTCACCCGCTCTGGCCTCTATACCTACAGCGCGACTACCGCACCCACCTCGGCGGCCAGCGTGGCGATGACCGGGGCCAGCATTGCCCATGCGGCCAAGAAGGCCAGCGCAAAGCTGGAAATCACTGTGGCGATGGGCGACATCAGCCGGGCCTCCACCACCGCCCTGAATTACACGCTGGGCCTTTTCGTCGATGGCGCCGCGAGTGCCACCGATTGGGTGAGCCTGGGCAATCTCCCTCTCGCCAATCCAGGGCCGGGAACCCTGAACCAGACATTCTATGTCGATGCACCCGCCGACACCGCCTCGCACACCTACAGCCTGCGTATTGCTTTTGATACGGCGGGTGCGGGCAGCAACACCGTCACCTATGGCCGGGTGCGCATGACCGTCAAGGAGCTTTCGTAA
- a CDS encoding phage tail protein produces MSLFRNRFISTTMLACDPISLTASGAVISSLLSTTIIGSVTVGQVALTLALSGASYLLQQSAAAAAGAGVDQGVKQTVQNAIYDERLIYGRVMVGGRMLLYECKPPYLYVLLEIASHEIDAIEQIQINGQVVTFDGSGAANSSNFVSASTPYVYMSARLGAPGQVIDPLLDADFPELASTWRQQGHACVAFKCYYGSSADDHNKFWGSGGFPQFLMLVRGMKCFDPRDATQSSADPTTWKWTNNASLCTAHFLNSDDGQKVDWSEINLERLAAAANQDDNGISLASGGVEKRYTVNGTVNPNASPGEVLQNLLTANLGDLVWSNGVYSPYSGVARDAVWTLNDDSARGTMDVRVTQSRASLLNLVRTVFVASDRDYQTVNGPVIEDITYAAADGESHELTLTLPFTSSATMAQRIAKATMEKSRAGRQITRRESIDALRLEATDVVNFEMGLLPALGCTARVNRLLLDMEKFEFEIDAEEYDSAAFDWSIADEQPFTISPATLSGVN; encoded by the coding sequence GTGAGCCTGTTTCGCAACCGCTTCATCAGCACCACGATGCTGGCCTGCGATCCGATCAGCCTTACGGCGTCGGGGGCGGTGATCTCCAGCCTGCTGTCCACCACCATCATCGGCTCGGTGACGGTGGGGCAGGTGGCACTGACGCTGGCGTTGTCCGGCGCATCCTATTTGCTGCAACAATCGGCCGCTGCGGCCGCGGGTGCTGGCGTCGATCAGGGCGTCAAGCAGACGGTGCAGAATGCGATCTATGACGAACGCCTGATCTATGGCCGCGTCATGGTGGGTGGCCGCATGCTGCTCTACGAATGCAAGCCGCCCTATCTCTATGTGCTGCTGGAAATCGCCAGCCATGAGATCGACGCCATCGAGCAAATCCAGATCAATGGCCAAGTGGTCACCTTCGACGGCAGCGGTGCGGCCAACAGCAGCAACTTTGTGAGCGCCTCCACGCCTTACGTCTATATGAGTGCCCGTCTCGGCGCGCCGGGGCAGGTGATTGATCCGCTTCTCGATGCCGATTTCCCCGAACTGGCTTCCACCTGGCGCCAGCAGGGCCATGCCTGCGTGGCCTTCAAATGCTACTATGGGTCATCGGCGGATGATCACAACAAGTTCTGGGGCTCAGGCGGCTTCCCGCAATTCCTGATGCTGGTGCGCGGCATGAAATGTTTTGATCCGCGCGATGCCACGCAATCATCTGCCGATCCCACGACATGGAAATGGACCAACAACGCTTCGCTTTGCACGGCGCATTTCCTGAATTCCGATGACGGCCAGAAGGTGGATTGGTCAGAGATCAACCTTGAACGTCTCGCCGCTGCGGCCAACCAGGACGACAACGGTATCAGCCTCGCCTCAGGCGGGGTGGAGAAACGCTACACGGTCAACGGCACGGTCAATCCGAATGCTTCGCCGGGCGAAGTGCTGCAGAACCTGCTGACCGCCAATCTGGGCGACCTCGTCTGGTCGAACGGCGTCTATAGCCCCTATTCCGGCGTGGCCCGCGATGCTGTCTGGACGCTGAATGATGATAGTGCGCGCGGCACCATGGATGTGAGGGTGACGCAATCGCGCGCTTCGCTGCTCAACCTGGTGCGTACCGTGTTCGTGGCGTCCGACCGTGACTACCAGACCGTCAATGGCCCGGTGATCGAGGATATCACCTACGCCGCCGCAGATGGCGAGTCCCATGAACTGACCCTGACCCTGCCATTCACATCATCCGCCACCATGGCCCAGCGCATCGCCAAGGCCACGATGGAGAAATCCCGTGCGGGCCGCCAGATCACCCGCCGCGAAAGCATTGACGCGTTGCGTCTGGAAGCCACCGACGTGGTGAATTTCGAGATGGGCCTTCTGCCCGCCTTGGGCTGCACGGCGCGCGTCAACCGCCTGCTGCTCGACATGGAAAAGTTTGAGTTTGAAATTGACGCCGAAGAATACGATTCCGCGGCCTTCGACTGGTCGATTGCCGACGAACAGCCCTTCACCATTTCTCCTGCAACCCTCAGCGGCGTGAACTGA
- a CDS encoding DUF6950 family protein, translating into MDAHIVNAACAQALSQPMQWGVDDCCKWVANIIQQATGKDLMEGIAPYGDRYEALQVIREYGGHGLHDAAIKMAALHGFPELRAPFSGDLFGLVPLKEEGFAIGLFFEGKWLCRNETGVTVLPPDHCLVAWRFM; encoded by the coding sequence ATGGACGCGCACATAGTGAACGCGGCCTGCGCGCAGGCTTTGTCTCAACCGATGCAATGGGGTGTGGATGATTGTTGCAAGTGGGTTGCTAACATCATCCAGCAGGCCACGGGCAAGGATCTGATGGAAGGCATCGCGCCTTACGGGGATCGATATGAAGCATTGCAGGTCATCCGCGAATATGGTGGGCACGGCCTGCATGACGCAGCCATCAAGATGGCAGCGCTTCACGGCTTTCCAGAATTGCGCGCGCCGTTTTCTGGTGACCTGTTCGGGCTGGTCCCACTGAAAGAAGAAGGATTTGCCATTGGCCTGTTTTTCGAAGGCAAGTGGCTGTGCCGCAATGAAACCGGCGTGACCGTGCTGCCGCCTGATCATTGCCTTGTGGCCTGGAGATTCATGTGA
- a CDS encoding phage tail tape measure protein, with protein MATVNSNVQFAISARDQASQAFHAVRNSMERVNDSYEGMKRLAETAFAGFSLAMVVEQFNAVNEKIAQMGDDAQKIGMPVEALSKLRFAADMTSTSFDTLLSGMSHFDKGLSQAAAGGGGDMQRALKAMGISITDANGKVKSQIDILKETSDAFARHRDDENKTALSAAIFGKAVGPDLVPFLNMGSQALERYFAEAEKLNAVVGEDSVQASERYNQGIVRMQTALFGLEKQLVMQTAPAISSATDALTEMLVKIEESPTKIGKMQAAFDGLQKSGIMSWYNYAITLGNQPMADAIGRFQNALVHPQATATSAYNWMNGITESNSEGKGDLPATVKTVTPPQAPLRPSFSAFSPGGAARQQIDEAQKLIDKLRVMNTEFTRGHLQMEIDNNLRQAGTRATAAQRQQITALTIEHARLAAQEQTTLQIAKNAEQAREAMIGSLENVAEMGLDVFDRIAIKGENAIDVARDLEAQLAKAALQAMFLGQGPLAGLFGSSISGGLFGSLFSAPGLYASGGEIGAGQWGVVGEGGGMDHAELVKGPATVIPLNRMGGGDSGSGPNVTFNINAPGADQAAIAQLRRAMTDLVKNLPKTIITTNQRERAASPGY; from the coding sequence ATGGCGACCGTCAATTCCAATGTGCAGTTTGCGATTTCTGCGCGGGACCAGGCCTCGCAGGCCTTCCACGCGGTGCGCAACAGCATGGAACGCGTCAACGATTCATATGAAGGCATGAAGCGGTTGGCGGAAACCGCCTTTGCCGGTTTTTCACTGGCCATGGTGGTGGAACAGTTCAACGCCGTGAACGAAAAGATCGCCCAGATGGGCGACGACGCCCAGAAGATCGGCATGCCGGTCGAGGCGCTGTCGAAGTTGCGTTTCGCTGCTGACATGACCAGCACGTCTTTCGATACGCTGCTGTCGGGGATGTCGCATTTCGACAAGGGCCTCAGCCAGGCAGCAGCCGGCGGCGGCGGCGACATGCAGCGTGCCCTGAAGGCGATGGGCATTTCGATCACTGATGCCAATGGCAAGGTGAAGAGCCAGATTGATATCCTGAAAGAAACATCCGATGCGTTCGCCCGCCATCGTGATGATGAGAACAAGACCGCACTCTCCGCCGCCATTTTTGGCAAGGCGGTGGGGCCTGATCTGGTGCCGTTCCTCAATATGGGGAGTCAGGCGCTGGAGCGCTATTTTGCCGAGGCCGAAAAGCTCAACGCCGTCGTTGGCGAAGATTCAGTGCAGGCGTCCGAGCGCTACAATCAAGGTATCGTGCGGATGCAGACCGCACTCTTTGGTCTCGAAAAGCAGCTGGTCATGCAAACCGCGCCTGCAATTTCTAGCGCAACAGATGCGCTTACGGAAATGCTCGTGAAGATCGAGGAGTCGCCCACTAAAATTGGCAAGATGCAAGCTGCATTCGACGGTTTGCAAAAAAGCGGCATTATGTCGTGGTACAATTACGCGATCACGCTCGGCAATCAACCAATGGCCGATGCTATTGGCAGATTCCAAAATGCGTTGGTCCATCCGCAGGCAACCGCAACGTCTGCTTATAATTGGATGAATGGAATTACGGAATCAAATAGCGAAGGAAAGGGTGACCTTCCGGCAACCGTAAAGACTGTTACACCTCCACAGGCGCCACTTAGACCTTCGTTCAGTGCTTTCAGCCCAGGCGGCGCCGCAAGGCAGCAGATCGATGAAGCGCAGAAGCTGATCGACAAGCTGCGCGTGATGAACACGGAGTTCACCCGTGGCCATCTGCAGATGGAGATCGACAACAATCTCCGCCAGGCCGGAACGAGGGCCACTGCCGCGCAGCGCCAGCAGATTACGGCGTTGACCATTGAGCATGCAAGACTGGCCGCGCAGGAACAAACCACCCTGCAAATTGCCAAGAATGCCGAGCAGGCCCGTGAAGCCATGATCGGCTCTCTTGAAAATGTGGCCGAGATGGGCCTCGATGTTTTTGACCGCATCGCCATCAAGGGCGAAAATGCGATTGATGTGGCGCGTGATTTGGAGGCGCAGCTCGCCAAGGCGGCCTTGCAAGCCATGTTTTTGGGTCAGGGCCCCCTTGCCGGTCTGTTTGGATCCAGCATCAGTGGCGGCCTTTTCGGGTCACTCTTCAGTGCGCCTGGTCTCTATGCCTCGGGCGGCGAAATTGGAGCTGGCCAGTGGGGCGTGGTGGGCGAGGGCGGCGGCATGGACCATGCCGAACTGGTCAAGGGCCCGGCCACCGTCATCCCCTTGAACAGGATGGGCGGCGGCGACAGCGGCAGTGGGCCCAACGTCACATTCAACATCAATGCGCCAGGCGCTGACCAGGCTGCCATCGCGCAGCTGCGGCGCGCCATGACCGACCTCGTCAAGAACCTGCCGAAGACCATCATCACCACCAATCAGCGCGAACGCGCGGCGTCTCCGGGATATTGA
- a CDS encoding head-tail joining protein, translating into MLKQHLLPNRSANAQSLPMPLDLDGDLAVFFNTDEFAKPATYQAKTGGAVTIQVLFDKAWMNLADMASVGVSTVNPMARAKTADLLDGGSAGETLVIASTTYQIRDVQPDGQGVTTLELQKV; encoded by the coding sequence ATGTTGAAGCAGCACCTGCTGCCCAACCGCAGCGCGAACGCGCAAAGCCTGCCGATGCCTCTTGATCTCGACGGCGATCTTGCCGTGTTTTTCAACACGGATGAATTCGCCAAGCCGGCCACCTATCAGGCGAAGACCGGTGGAGCCGTCACCATCCAGGTGCTGTTCGACAAGGCCTGGATGAATCTGGCCGACATGGCCTCTGTAGGCGTTTCCACCGTCAACCCGATGGCGCGCGCCAAGACGGCTGACCTGCTGGACGGCGGCAGTGCCGGCGAGACGCTGGTGATCGCCAGCACCACCTATCAAATCCGTGACGTGCAGCCCGACGGGCAGGGCGTCACCACGCTTGAACTCCAGAAGGTCTGA
- a CDS encoding phage major capsid protein has translation MDVKDMKLPVLHRAAELTYRQAGEGESEDTVEFSFSSEEPYERWFGFEVLGHKDSEVNMDWMMSGRAPLLVDHKTGVDDQIGVITKAWIEGGRGKAIARFGKDKRSQKIKERVKSGDLTNISVGYRVLEMELVTQRTDGPDTYRVTRWQPMENSIVTIPADPTIGVGRKGEKAEHAVKIVTKSASEPPPNPINTGTKTMTKENENAASWQESARSAGYKPEADVLAAERSRIAEIEKIGAQFNRGKLASEHVAKGTSVDQFRGVMLDEVGAETVAERNEAQHNIGLSRKEAQQFRFTRLITALSPSAKRAEQDAARFELDAIEAASKGRDGKALAKRGYAIPMEVLRTPLVDETRTAMNVGTAANGGNLVATNLLSQDFITLLRNKILVQRMGATVLTGLEGFVALPRQTGGATGAWLAESGSSSPSQQTLDQVSLSPKTFAASTEISRRLLLQSSLDVESLVRGDIAAVIALGIDLGALHGSGSSNQPTGLAGQTGVNVVALGTNGAAPAWADMVNMETQIAVANADVANMGYLSNAKVRGKLKTTLVASSAGSDFIWGKELDANGFGQVNGYKAGVSNQVSSTLTKGSASGICSGIFFGNWADLLIGQWSGLDMLVDPYSNSLNGALRIVAFMDVDVACRHGQSFSYIADALTT, from the coding sequence ATGGATGTGAAAGACATGAAGCTGCCGGTCCTGCACCGCGCGGCAGAGCTCACCTATCGCCAGGCCGGCGAAGGCGAGAGCGAAGACACGGTCGAATTCAGCTTCTCCTCGGAAGAACCGTATGAGCGCTGGTTCGGCTTTGAGGTCCTGGGCCACAAAGACAGCGAAGTGAACATGGACTGGATGATGTCCGGCCGTGCGCCTTTGCTGGTGGACCACAAGACCGGCGTCGATGACCAGATCGGCGTGATCACGAAAGCCTGGATTGAGGGCGGCCGCGGCAAGGCCATCGCGCGGTTCGGCAAGGACAAGCGCAGCCAGAAGATCAAGGAACGTGTGAAGAGCGGCGATCTCACCAATATTTCGGTGGGCTACCGCGTCCTCGAAATGGAGCTCGTGACCCAGCGCACCGATGGGCCTGACACCTATCGCGTCACCCGCTGGCAACCCATGGAAAACTCAATCGTCACCATCCCTGCCGATCCGACGATCGGCGTGGGGCGCAAGGGCGAGAAGGCGGAACATGCGGTGAAGATTGTCACGAAATCCGCCAGCGAACCTCCTCCCAATCCCATCAACACAGGAACCAAAACCATGACCAAAGAAAACGAAAATGCTGCCTCCTGGCAGGAAAGTGCCCGCAGCGCCGGCTACAAGCCGGAAGCTGATGTGCTGGCCGCCGAGCGCTCGCGTATCGCCGAGATTGAAAAGATTGGCGCGCAGTTCAATCGCGGCAAGCTCGCCTCCGAACATGTGGCCAAGGGCACCTCTGTGGACCAGTTCCGCGGCGTCATGCTCGATGAAGTGGGTGCAGAAACCGTGGCTGAACGCAACGAGGCCCAGCACAATATCGGTCTTTCCCGCAAGGAAGCCCAGCAGTTCCGCTTCACCCGCCTGATCACGGCGCTATCGCCGTCGGCCAAGCGCGCCGAGCAGGATGCCGCGAGGTTCGAGCTCGACGCCATTGAGGCCGCCAGCAAGGGCCGCGACGGCAAGGCCTTGGCCAAGCGGGGCTATGCCATCCCGATGGAAGTGCTGCGCACCCCGCTGGTTGATGAAACCCGCACCGCGATGAATGTCGGCACGGCTGCCAATGGCGGCAATCTCGTTGCCACTAACCTGCTGTCTCAAGATTTCATTACCTTGCTGCGCAACAAGATCCTGGTGCAGCGGATGGGGGCCACCGTCCTGACCGGCCTTGAGGGCTTTGTCGCCTTGCCGCGGCAGACCGGCGGTGCCACCGGCGCGTGGCTGGCGGAATCGGGCTCGTCCTCGCCCAGCCAGCAGACGCTGGACCAGGTTTCGCTCAGCCCCAAAACCTTCGCCGCATCAACCGAGATCAGCCGCAGGCTCCTGCTGCAATCCTCGCTTGATGTGGAAAGCCTGGTGCGCGGCGATATCGCCGCCGTCATTGCTTTGGGCATCGATCTCGGCGCCTTGCACGGGTCTGGTTCGTCCAACCAGCCCACGGGTCTCGCCGGCCAGACCGGCGTCAATGTCGTGGCGCTGGGCACCAATGGTGCGGCCCCGGCCTGGGCCGACATGGTCAACATGGAAACCCAGATTGCGGTTGCCAATGCCGATGTCGCCAATATGGGCTATCTCTCCAATGCCAAGGTGCGCGGCAAGCTGAAGACCACACTGGTGGCGTCGTCTGCGGGTTCCGACTTCATCTGGGGCAAGGAGCTTGATGCCAACGGCTTCGGCCAGGTCAACGGCTACAAGGCCGGCGTGTCCAACCAGGTGAGCTCGACGCTGACCAAGGGCTCGGCCTCGGGCATCTGCTCGGGCATCTTCTTCGGCAACTGGGCAGATCTGTTGATCGGCCAGTGGTCGGGCCTCGACATGCTGGTTGACCCCTACAGCAACTCGCTGAACGGGGCGCTGCGCATTGTGGCCTTCATGGATGTGGATGTTGCCTGTCGCCATGGCCAATCCTTCTCCTACATCGCTGACGCGCTGACGACCTAA
- a CDS encoding phage portal protein: MGFFDRFRRKSVAPVRIAPTLGKRNYEAARPSRIAGGFTSLGYVRSVNEEIRWDLKGLIAHSRKQAQNNDYLKAYFSLVRRNVVGPHGIRFQNMAINTNGAPDKAANDAIEGAFEEWGRKGNCTLDGETSWRGLQELIVPTVARDGSVLVRVFKGRSYGPFGYQLQVMEIDFLDILTNEMLPNGGSIRLGIEFDADGRRVAYHLFTRHPGEYMPGRALTRIRVPADQMLLIMRPERPGQILGVPWNYTALRRLNMLHGYEEAAITAARVGASQMGFYERLPDADAAGKSELEEGEKSETGALVTDFTPGMIEELPMGVSFKAHDPKYPTGEMKPFMQVALQGAAAGLDVSYVTLANDLSGANFSSLRAGKGEERDEWKCLQQWIIEELHQKVFEQWLPLAFLSGKLGNLPLSKIEKFAQPRWRPRGWAYVNPGDESTANQRDMASMLRSPQEIVAERGAELEEVFNEIKQAKELAKSMGLEFNPMAPGHETAVPMAPGDAADEANGTDTADKPKKPPKGGK, translated from the coding sequence ATGGGCTTCTTTGATCGCTTCCGCCGCAAGTCTGTGGCCCCGGTGCGCATCGCGCCGACCCTTGGCAAACGCAATTATGAGGCGGCAAGGCCTTCGCGTATTGCCGGCGGGTTCACCAGCCTGGGCTATGTGCGTTCGGTCAACGAGGAAATCCGCTGGGACCTGAAGGGCCTCATCGCCCACAGCCGCAAGCAGGCGCAGAACAACGACTATCTGAAGGCTTATTTCTCGCTGGTGCGCCGCAACGTGGTGGGCCCACATGGCATTCGTTTCCAGAACATGGCGATCAACACCAATGGCGCCCCCGACAAGGCGGCCAATGACGCGATTGAAGGTGCTTTTGAAGAGTGGGGCCGCAAGGGCAATTGCACGCTCGATGGCGAGACCAGCTGGCGCGGGCTGCAAGAACTCATTGTCCCGACCGTGGCACGTGATGGGTCGGTTCTGGTGCGCGTGTTCAAGGGCCGCAGTTATGGCCCCTTTGGCTACCAGCTGCAGGTGATGGAGATCGATTTTCTCGACATCCTCACCAATGAAATGCTGCCCAACGGTGGCTCGATTCGTCTGGGCATCGAGTTCGATGCCGACGGAAGGCGGGTGGCCTATCATTTGTTCACACGCCATCCCGGCGAATATATGCCGGGCCGCGCGCTGACCCGGATCCGCGTGCCGGCCGACCAGATGCTTCTGATCATGCGGCCTGAACGTCCGGGACAGATCCTCGGGGTGCCATGGAACTATACGGCGCTGCGCCGCCTCAACATGCTGCACGGCTATGAGGAAGCGGCGATCACAGCCGCGCGCGTGGGGGCCTCGCAGATGGGCTTCTATGAGCGTCTGCCGGACGCCGATGCGGCTGGCAAGTCCGAGCTTGAGGAAGGCGAGAAATCCGAGACCGGGGCACTTGTTACCGATTTCACCCCTGGCATGATCGAAGAACTGCCGATGGGCGTGAGCTTCAAGGCGCATGACCCGAAATATCCGACGGGCGAGATGAAGCCCTTCATGCAGGTTGCGCTTCAGGGCGCGGCTGCGGGCCTCGACGTGTCCTATGTCACCTTGGCCAATGATTTGTCGGGCGCCAATTTTTCCAGTCTCCGGGCTGGCAAGGGCGAAGAGCGCGACGAATGGAAATGCCTGCAGCAGTGGATCATCGAGGAACTGCATCAAAAGGTCTTTGAGCAGTGGCTGCCATTGGCCTTCCTCTCGGGAAAACTGGGCAACCTGCCACTTTCAAAAATCGAAAAGTTCGCACAACCGCGCTGGCGGCCGCGCGGCTGGGCCTATGTCAATCCCGGCGATGAATCGACCGCCAACCAGCGCGACATGGCGTCGATGCTCAGAAGCCCGCAGGAAATCGTCGCCGAGCGCGGCGCTGAGCTCGAAGAGGTCTTCAACGAAATCAAGCAGGCCAAGGAACTCGCCAAGAGCATGGGTCTCGAATTCAACCCGATGGCGCCGGGCCATGAAACTGCAGTGCCGATGGCGCCGGGCGATGCGGCTGATGAGGCCAACGGAACCGATACAGCTGACAAGCCGAAGAAGCCGCCCAAGGGCGGGAAATAG
- a CDS encoding phage terminase large subunit family protein, with protein sequence MGIQLSNARYVALMAAARVVKPAEAVDYAAWAPANIVFSKRESAFPGPYNPDLFPFFTEILKAFGPDDPCRVITLHKSAQLGGTVLANVFTLGTQAMDPCDFLYVHPTDDNAVRWSKLKLKPMLRSTPSVARLFPERSRDGGDSILFKERADGQGSILISGANSPASLSQVSMPRQVQDDLAKWTTNEAGDPEQQADSRSRAYDFAKIFKNSTPLVQPGCRITRSFEAGSQEYYQVPCPHCGHMHALEWGNMLQNLDEAQPERACFACPSCGGIIEEHHRRDMVLKGTWVAQNPTAARHHRSFHLWSAYGPLTTWEAIAREWLKAKGDPAAEQTFLNDTVGQAYEAKGEAPPWEELRDRAAKSEIERRIVPVWCVVLTLGIDVQKDRVEWQLIGWGRDFRRHVVEKDIITGHISEEPTMTGLTNLLATEWRHQAGTKLKIDMAAIDGNAWTEDVWGWARRHPASRLIMVRGVGSESAPLLVRVKKERNRAGKLIKWAGRFYNFGTSVLKMALYRNVAKLDPMERGYVGFPKGLEDEYFRQLTAEHRQPVKRRDGFLEYKWVKDPNQANEMLDTMLQAEAAAIRLGLRDWPDKVWDRLESERATPPKDAQLDLEDLPLAPKPAVEQQKPATSLARPKPTPRPKRGGFVQNW encoded by the coding sequence ATGGGCATCCAGCTTTCGAATGCCCGGTACGTGGCCCTTATGGCCGCCGCCCGGGTGGTCAAGCCTGCCGAGGCGGTGGATTATGCTGCCTGGGCGCCAGCGAATATCGTGTTCTCGAAACGCGAAAGCGCCTTTCCGGGGCCCTATAACCCCGACCTGTTTCCGTTCTTCACGGAAATCCTGAAGGCCTTCGGGCCAGATGATCCGTGCCGGGTGATCACGCTGCACAAATCGGCGCAGCTCGGCGGCACGGTGCTGGCCAATGTGTTCACTTTGGGCACGCAGGCGATGGATCCGTGCGACTTTCTCTATGTCCACCCGACCGACGACAATGCGGTGCGCTGGTCGAAGCTGAAGCTGAAGCCGATGCTGCGCTCCACCCCCTCGGTGGCGCGGCTCTTTCCGGAACGCTCGCGCGACGGCGGTGACTCGATCCTGTTCAAGGAACGCGCCGACGGGCAGGGCTCGATCCTGATCTCGGGCGCGAACTCGCCGGCCTCGCTCAGCCAGGTGTCGATGCCACGGCAAGTTCAGGACGACCTGGCCAAGTGGACAACCAATGAAGCGGGTGACCCGGAACAGCAGGCCGACAGCCGCAGCCGCGCCTATGACTTTGCCAAGATCTTCAAGAATTCGACACCGCTGGTGCAGCCGGGCTGCCGGATCACCCGCAGCTTCGAGGCCGGCAGCCAGGAATATTACCAGGTGCCATGCCCGCATTGCGGTCACATGCACGCCCTCGAATGGGGCAACATGTTGCAGAACCTGGACGAAGCACAGCCGGAGAGGGCCTGTTTCGCCTGCCCGTCCTGTGGCGGCATCATCGAGGAACACCACCGCCGCGACATGGTGTTGAAAGGCACATGGGTGGCGCAGAACCCGACGGCCGCGCGCCATCACCGCAGCTTCCACCTGTGGTCAGCCTATGGGCCGCTCACCACGTGGGAAGCCATCGCGCGCGAATGGCTGAAAGCCAAGGGCGACCCGGCGGCCGAGCAGACCTTCCTCAACGACACGGTGGGGCAGGCCTATGAAGCCAAGGGCGAGGCCCCGCCCTGGGAGGAATTGCGCGACCGCGCCGCCAAGAGCGAGATCGAACGGCGCATCGTGCCGGTCTGGTGCGTGGTGCTCACGCTGGGCATCGACGTGCAGAAGGACCGCGTCGAGTGGCAGCTCATCGGCTGGGGCCGCGATTTCCGGCGCCACGTGGTCGAGAAGGATATAATCACCGGGCACATCTCGGAAGAGCCGACGATGACTGGCCTGACCAACCTTCTAGCCACCGAGTGGCGCCACCAGGCGGGAACCAAACTGAAGATCGACATGGCCGCGATCGACGGCAATGCCTGGACCGAAGATGTCTGGGGCTGGGCCCGCCGGCATCCGGCTTCGCGCCTGATCATGGTGCGCGGCGTAGGTTCGGAATCAGCGCCTTTGCTGGTGCGGGTGAAGAAGGAACGCAACCGCGCCGGCAAGCTGATCAAATGGGCTGGTAGGTTCTACAATTTCGGCACGTCGGTTTTAAAGATGGCGCTGTACCGGAATGTCGCCAAGCTCGACCCGATGGAGCGCGGCTATGTGGGCTTTCCCAAGGGCCTCGAAGATGAATATTTCCGCCAGCTCACGGCCGAACACCGCCAGCCGGTGAAGCGCCGCGACGGCTTTCTCGAATACAAATGGGTGAAGGACCCCAACCAGGCCAACGAAATGCTGGACACGATGCTGCAGGCCGAGGCCGCGGCGATCCGGCTGGGCCTGCGCGACTGGCCCGACAAGGTCTGGGACCGGCTCGAAAGCGAACGCGCTACGCCGCCCAAAGATGCGCAGCTCGATCTTGAAGATTTGCCGCTGGCTCCGAAGCCCGCGGTTGAACAGCAAAAACCCGCAACGTCGCTTGCGCGCCCGAAGCCTACGCCGCGTCCTAAGCGCGGCGGCTTCGTTCAGAACTGGTGA